The Deinococcus radiopugnans ATCC 19172 genome window below encodes:
- a CDS encoding PRC-barrel domain-containing protein yields MIKGKDILGRHIVAIDSGQRIDSVHDLIFDHQANEVLGLLVDEGGWFRAAKVVPFEMIRSIGEDAIMIDSAEHVTTTRDDDRLADVLDSKISLIGMTLLTTEGQDLGKIADVYFDEKTGRVEGYEATGGVFSDLSNGRTFVPAPENVQIGEHAAIVPVSVASAMQEQEPGGLRGAFGSAGDSIRGAYENIADATRERQKEYAIGKTAGGDVTLDDGTVIVAKGETITAEQAERAEQHGRLGALATTATGGAISDAYGNIADASRERQKEYVIGKAAGSDLHAEDGSTIVTKGQIITAEQAERAERDGKLGALATNATGGVIVATYGDARDRVQGGFEDMRDATAERQKAYVVGKTASQDVTTDAGETIVYQGGVITEYQAERAEQTGKLGALTAAALSGGLQNRSTEAAVDPSSPEAAIGRRAKTEVRSPGGSLVAAQGQIVTAAIVERARHLGVEDRLLAATGVRPVQTAQSGGTDTRAALADGLENVSSGASNLWDRAKGWIGERREDAETALDERQQALHEQRIKDALGRPVNRVILAPDDSIILNLGEIVTHKAVELATQGDVLDILLDSVSTETPDINPLDSRPDEHGKGALDSQPELGEHTTPATGLSTDPKTHG; encoded by the coding sequence ATGATTAAAGGCAAAGACATTCTGGGACGGCACATCGTTGCCATCGACTCGGGCCAGCGCATCGACAGCGTGCACGATCTGATTTTCGATCATCAGGCCAACGAGGTGCTGGGCCTGCTGGTGGACGAGGGCGGCTGGTTTCGCGCCGCCAAAGTCGTGCCCTTCGAGATGATCCGTTCGATCGGCGAGGACGCCATCATGATCGACTCGGCGGAGCACGTGACCACCACCCGTGACGATGACCGGCTGGCCGACGTGCTGGACAGCAAGATCAGCCTGATCGGCATGACCCTGCTGACCACCGAGGGACAGGACCTGGGCAAGATCGCCGACGTGTATTTCGACGAGAAGACCGGCCGGGTGGAGGGTTACGAGGCCACCGGCGGCGTGTTCTCTGACCTGAGCAACGGGCGCACCTTCGTGCCTGCGCCGGAAAACGTGCAGATCGGGGAGCACGCGGCCATCGTGCCGGTGTCGGTGGCGAGCGCCATGCAGGAGCAGGAACCGGGCGGCCTGCGGGGGGCTTTCGGCAGTGCGGGCGACTCGATCCGGGGCGCCTACGAGAACATCGCCGACGCCACCCGTGAGCGCCAGAAGGAGTACGCCATCGGCAAGACGGCGGGCGGCGACGTGACGCTGGACGACGGGACCGTGATCGTGGCCAAGGGCGAGACCATCACCGCCGAGCAGGCCGAACGGGCCGAGCAGCACGGCCGGCTGGGGGCGCTCGCCACCACCGCGACGGGTGGGGCGATCTCGGACGCCTACGGCAACATTGCCGACGCGTCCAGGGAGCGCCAGAAAGAATACGTGATCGGCAAAGCGGCGGGCAGTGACCTGCACGCCGAGGACGGTTCCACCATCGTGACCAAGGGCCAGATCATCACCGCCGAGCAGGCCGAACGGGCCGAGCGGGACGGCAAGCTGGGGGCGCTGGCGACCAACGCCACCGGCGGCGTGATCGTGGCGACCTACGGCGACGCCCGCGACCGGGTGCAGGGCGGCTTCGAAGACATGCGCGACGCCACGGCCGAGCGCCAGAAAGCCTACGTGGTGGGGAAGACCGCCAGCCAGGACGTGACCACCGACGCGGGCGAGACCATCGTGTACCAGGGCGGCGTGATCACCGAATATCAGGCCGAGCGCGCCGAGCAGACCGGCAAGCTGGGCGCCCTGACGGCTGCAGCACTCTCGGGTGGCCTGCAGAACAGGAGTACAGAAGCGGCCGTGGACCCCAGCAGCCCCGAGGCCGCCATCGGCCGCCGTGCCAAGACGGAAGTTCGCAGCCCCGGCGGCAGCCTGGTGGCCGCGCAGGGCCAGATCGTGACGGCGGCCATCGTGGAACGTGCCCGGCACCTGGGCGTCGAGGACCGGTTGCTGGCGGCCACCGGCGTTCGTCCGGTCCAGACCGCCCAGTCCGGCGGCACCGACACCCGCGCCGCATTGGCTGACGGGCTGGAGAACGTGTCCAGCGGGGCCAGCAACCTGTGGGACCGTGCCAAAGGCTGGATCGGCGAGCGCCGCGAGGACGCCGAAACGGCCCTGGACGAGCGGCAGCAGGCCCTGCACGAGCAGCGCATCAAGGACGCCCTGGGCCGCCCGGTCAACCGCGTGATCCTGGCCCCCGACGACAGCATCATCCTGAACCTGGGCGAGATCGTGACCCACAAGGCCGTGGAACTGGCCACCCAAGGTGACGTGCTGGACATCCTGCTGGACAGCGTCAGCACGGAAACGCCGGACATCAACCCGCTGGACAGCCGTCCCGACGAGCACGGGAAGGGGGCGCTGGACAGCCAGCCGGAGTTGGGCGAACACACCACGCCCGCCACTGGGCTGTCCACCGATCCCAAAACGCACGGCTGA
- the aceB gene encoding malate synthase A — MSDTPTSKAAPSEGLQIHAPVSEQQREILTPEALAFVTELHRRFEPRRRELMGARADRQARLDAGELPDFLPETREIREGDWKIAPLPADLQDRRVEITGPVDRKMIINALNSGARVFMADFEDASSPTWDNMVDGQRNLRDAVRRTITLEQSGKSYQLNDKTAVLLARPRGWHLPEKHVTVDNETLFGAFFDFGLYAFHNAAELLKRGSGPYFYLPKLESHLEARLWNDVFNFAEETLGIPHGSIKGTVLIETILATFEMDEILYELREHSAGLNCGRWDYIFSYIKKFREQGDRVLPDRSKVSMAVPMMSNYSKLAIQTCHKRGAPSIGGMSAFIPVKNDPEANEKAFAQVRADKEREAGNGHDGTWVAHPGMVQLATEVFDRLMPTPNQIDSGKQMDLKIKAADLLTPPEGTVTEAGVRTNINVGIQYLAAWLRGSGAVPIHNLMEDAATAEISRAQLWQWRKQGVTLEDGRTLSHELFDELYADEAGKLGGDYADATKLFKDMATRTPLADFLTLPGYEQLA; from the coding sequence ATGAGCGACACCCCCACCAGCAAGGCCGCGCCCTCCGAAGGTTTGCAGATTCACGCCCCCGTCAGCGAGCAGCAGCGGGAAATCCTGACCCCGGAGGCGCTGGCCTTCGTGACCGAGCTGCACCGCCGCTTCGAGCCGCGCCGCCGCGAGCTGATGGGGGCACGCGCCGACCGTCAGGCGCGCCTGGACGCCGGGGAACTGCCGGACTTCCTGCCCGAGACCCGTGAAATCCGCGAGGGAGACTGGAAGATCGCGCCGCTGCCCGCCGACTTGCAGGACCGCCGGGTAGAGATCACCGGCCCCGTGGACCGCAAGATGATCATCAACGCCCTGAACAGCGGCGCGCGGGTGTTCATGGCCGACTTCGAGGACGCCAGCAGCCCCACCTGGGACAACATGGTGGACGGCCAGCGGAACCTGCGCGACGCGGTGCGCCGGACGATCACGCTGGAGCAAAGCGGCAAGTCCTACCAGCTCAACGACAAGACGGCGGTGCTGCTGGCCCGCCCGCGCGGCTGGCACCTGCCCGAAAAGCACGTGACGGTGGACAATGAAACGCTGTTCGGCGCGTTCTTCGACTTCGGGCTGTACGCCTTCCACAACGCCGCCGAACTCCTGAAGCGCGGCAGCGGCCCGTACTTTTACCTGCCCAAGCTGGAGTCGCACCTGGAAGCCCGGCTGTGGAACGACGTGTTCAACTTCGCCGAGGAAACGCTGGGCATCCCGCACGGCAGTATCAAGGGCACGGTGCTGATCGAGACCATCCTGGCGACCTTCGAGATGGACGAGATCCTGTACGAGTTGCGCGAGCACTCGGCGGGCCTGAACTGCGGGCGCTGGGACTACATCTTTTCCTACATCAAGAAGTTCCGCGAGCAGGGTGACCGGGTGCTGCCGGACCGCTCCAAGGTCAGCATGGCCGTGCCGATGATGAGCAACTACAGCAAACTGGCGATCCAGACCTGCCACAAGCGCGGCGCCCCGTCGATTGGCGGCATGAGCGCGTTTATTCCGGTCAAGAACGACCCGGAAGCCAACGAGAAGGCCTTCGCGCAGGTGCGCGCCGACAAGGAACGTGAGGCTGGCAACGGCCACGACGGCACCTGGGTGGCGCACCCCGGCATGGTTCAGCTCGCCACCGAGGTCTTCGACCGCCTGATGCCCACGCCCAACCAGATCGACAGCGGCAAGCAGATGGATCTGAAGATCAAGGCCGCTGACCTGCTGACCCCGCCGGAGGGCACCGTCACCGAGGCCGGCGTGCGCACCAACATCAACGTGGGCATCCAGTACCTCGCGGCGTGGCTGCGCGGCAGCGGCGCGGTGCCCATCCACAACCTGATGGAAGACGCCGCCACCGCCGAGATCAGCCGCGCGCAGCTGTGGCAGTGGCGCAAGCAGGGCGTGACGCTGGAAGACGGGCGCACCCTGTCCCATGAACTGTTCGATGAGTTGTACGCCGACGAGGCCGGCAAACTGGGCGGCGACTATGCGGACGCCACCAAGCTCTTCAAGGACATGGCCA